The following coding sequences are from one Acidobacteriota bacterium window:
- a CDS encoding deoxyhypusine synthase family protein — MVAQKKTKASKFLTVPTKPVPIDRDRSVAGLWKKWKEQALVQNQLAEAHRIWLDMLDDNSTIYLCGSGNLIPSGMRRLMAYVIKNRFVDVIVMSGTVLYHDIHETLGRNHYQAHPSMSDEELEAADVARIGDTLANRDEYQEADEWIGSVINQLETTRSYSVREFLHLMGRELAEIAHEDGIMTAAYKSRIPVFCPDIAGTELSVGIARAKFEKKLQLTFDTTQDTMEMMQIAKTRNSGIITLGSINAQNMVNIGEVSSYITRTTARGHKYAISITTDSAPLETRTPSFGGTHREVFGKLHRGATTAYVPK; from the coding sequence ATGGTAGCTCAAAAGAAGACCAAGGCCTCAAAATTCCTGACCGTGCCGACAAAGCCGGTTCCCATCGACCGTGACCGTTCGGTCGCGGGCCTTTGGAAAAAATGGAAGGAGCAGGCTTTGGTGCAAAACCAGTTGGCCGAAGCCCACCGGATCTGGCTCGATATGCTCGACGACAACTCGACGATTTACCTTTGCGGTTCGGGAAACTTGATCCCTTCCGGAATGCGGCGGTTGATGGCTTATGTCATCAAGAACCGTTTCGTCGACGTCATTGTGATGTCCGGCACCGTTTTGTACCACGACATACACGAAACACTTGGACGCAATCATTATCAGGCGCATCCGAGTATGAGCGATGAAGAACTTGAAGCTGCTGATGTAGCACGTATCGGTGACACGCTTGCTAATCGAGACGAGTACCAGGAAGCCGATGAATGGATCGGCAGCGTCATCAATCAGCTGGAAACGACGCGGTCGTATTCCGTTCGTGAGTTTCTTCACCTGATGGGCCGAGAATTGGCTGAGATCGCACACGAAGACGGCATTATGACCGCTGCTTACAAATCCCGGATCCCGGTCTTTTGCCCCGACATCGCCGGAACCGAGCTTTCGGTTGGGATCGCACGTGCAAAGTTTGAGAAGAAACTGCAGTTAACTTTTGATACGACGCAGGATACGATGGAAATGATGCAGATCGCAAAAACGCGGAATTCGGGCATCATCACGCTAGGCAGCATTAACGCTCAGAACATGGTCAATATCGGCGAAGTGTCGTCTTACATTACTCGGACAACCGCCCGCGGCCACAAATATGCGATCTCGATCACGACCGATTCCGCTCCGCTGGAAACGCGTACACCATCGTTCGGCGGCACACACCGCGAGGTTTTCGGCAAACTCCATCGTGGAGCCACGACCGCCTACGTCCCCAAGTGA
- the speB gene encoding agmatinase, with product MLILPVSYEGTVSYGTGTGSGAMAIVDASRNMELYDDETDSEVYKIGIHTLDEFKPRPSPEVMMDELYSFSKELLGDGKFVCMLGGEHSVSAPIIKAHAEKYHDLSVLQIDAHADLRDTYDGTPHSHASIMARVVKDLRIPSVQVGIRSISADEARAIADGLPTKIFWARDIVGKMDWIDEAIDGLTENVYLTIDIDGLDPSIVPTTGTPEPGGLGWYETLALIRKLAEKKNVVGMDLVEYSYVESYDSPAFLCSKLVYKTLAYIFDGETPKVTGMM from the coding sequence GTGCTGATTCTCCCTGTCTCGTATGAGGGTACGGTCTCATACGGTACCGGTACAGGCTCCGGAGCGATGGCCATTGTCGATGCCTCTCGTAATATGGAGCTTTACGACGACGAGACCGATTCCGAAGTATATAAGATCGGTATCCATACCCTTGACGAATTCAAACCGCGGCCCTCACCGGAAGTGATGATGGACGAGCTTTATTCGTTCTCCAAAGAACTGCTCGGCGACGGAAAATTCGTCTGCATGCTTGGAGGAGAGCACTCGGTTTCGGCTCCGATAATCAAGGCTCATGCCGAGAAATATCATGACCTGAGTGTTTTGCAGATCGACGCCCATGCTGACCTCCGCGATACATATGACGGCACACCGCACTCGCATGCTTCGATCATGGCCCGCGTCGTGAAAGATCTCCGTATCCCTTCGGTGCAGGTCGGGATTCGTTCGATTTCGGCCGACGAAGCCCGTGCGATCGCAGATGGTTTGCCAACAAAGATCTTTTGGGCTCGCGACATCGTTGGAAAAATGGACTGGATCGATGAAGCGATCGACGGCCTGACCGAAAACGTTTACTTGACGATCGATATAGATGGACTGGATCCGAGCATTGTTCCTACGACCGGAACACCGGAACCGGGTGGATTAGGCTGGTACGAAACGTTGGCGTTGATACGCAAGCTTGCCGAAAAGAAGAACGTCGTCGGTATGGATCTCGTCGAATATTCCTACGTCGAATCATACGATTCTCCTGCGTTCCTTTGTTCAAAACTGGTATACAAAACGCTTGCTTATATCTTCGATGGTGAAACGCCAAAGGTCACCGGAATGATGTGA
- a CDS encoding trypsin-like peptidase domain-containing protein, which translates to MKPEKFLFSLQLHRRRWSWMAFGHRTRTSLKKTSSAVVRIEAEQRNRPPQAQQPQPQSPFDEFFRQLPSPRGGQRPPVERGMGSGVIVSADGTILTNAHVIDGADSITVLMNDNKTFEAKLVGLDKPSDLAVLKIEAQNMPFLTLGNSDSVRVGDIVLAIGNPSASDRP; encoded by the coding sequence GTGAAACCGGAGAAATTCCTGTTCAGCCTTCAGCTCCACCGCCGCCGCTGGTCGTGGATGGCGTTCGGACATCGTACGCGGACGTCGTTGAAAAAGACATCTTCGGCCGTTGTCCGTATCGAAGCCGAACAACGCAATCGCCCGCCTCAGGCCCAACAGCCGCAACCACAGTCGCCTTTCGACGAGTTTTTCAGACAGCTTCCATCGCCTCGCGGCGGACAGCGTCCGCCGGTCGAACGCGGCATGGGTTCGGGCGTGATCGTAAGTGCGGACGGCACGATACTAACGAATGCTCACGTCATTGATGGTGCCGACAGCATCACAGTCTTGATGAATGACAACAAGACGTTTGAGGCGAAGCTTGTCGGTCTCGACAAGCCAAGCGACCTCGCGGTTCTGAAGATCGAGGCTCAGAACATGCCGTTCCTGACTCTAGGGAATTCCGATTCGGTGCGCGTCGGCGATATCGTGCTTGCGATTGGAAATCCCTCGGCATCGGACAGACCGTGA
- a CDS encoding trypsin-like peptidase domain-containing protein, protein MEIPRHRTDRDGRDNFGKGRRTGLSDGSFEDFLQTDAPINRGNSGGALVNLNAELIGIS, encoded by the coding sequence TTGGAAATCCCTCGGCATCGGACAGACCGTGACGGCCGGGATAATTTCGGCAAAGGCCGACGTACCGGCCTGAGCGACGGAAGTTTCGAAGATTTTCTGCAGACCGATGCCCCGATCAATCGTGGGAATTCGGGCGGAGCATTGGTCAATCTTAATGCCGAATTGATCGGCATCTCGTGA
- a CDS encoding PDZ domain-containing protein yields MSNVRPGSAAEKAGVKRGDIITAVNGDKIDDGNVLRNKVAGTLPGTEIKLTILRDGTSQDLTATLDEFDTETSSVALMQNNENNAPERSAPGGKLGLTLQPITPQIAKQFGSGTETEGLVVLEVDPNGVAADAGISRGDFLLEVNRQPVTTPEAVESALQNAGAKPVLLLVSRKGSTIFMTVRPR; encoded by the coding sequence GTGAGCAACGTTCGGCCCGGAAGTGCGGCCGAGAAAGCGGGCGTCAAGCGGGGTGACATCATAACGGCCGTCAACGGTGACAAGATCGATGACGGTAACGTGCTCCGCAATAAGGTCGCCGGAACTCTGCCGGGAACCGAGATCAAGTTAACGATCCTGCGTGACGGAACCAGCCAGGATCTGACCGCCACTCTCGACGAATTTGACACTGAAACATCATCGGTCGCCCTGATGCAGAACAACGAGAACAATGCACCGGAACGATCGGCTCCGGGAGGAAAGCTCGGGCTGACGCTGCAGCCGATCACGCCGCAGATCGCAAAACAATTCGGTTCCGGTACTGAGACCGAAGGCCTTGTCGTCCTCGAGGTCGACCCGAACGGCGTTGCGGCCGACGCTGGCATCAGCCGGGGGGATTTTTTGCTGGAAGTGAACCGTCAGCCGGTTACGACACCCGAGGCGGTCGAGTCGGCGTTGCAGAATGCCGGCGCCAAGCCGGTCTTGCTCCTTGTTTCGCGAAAAGGATCGACGATATTCATGACCGTTCGGCCGCGTTGA
- a CDS encoding type IV toxin-antitoxin system AbiEi family antitoxin domain-containing protein translates to MVGKDQVLKLKKLGVFTLAQGKAAGISQQDISRLVAAKDLVRLDRGIYLHPKTSLDKDVGFQIAYSKFGSVQQSVVFQLYIITTLPSRFREKYG, encoded by the coding sequence ATGGTGGGTAAGGATCAGGTACTAAAGTTAAAGAAACTTGGGGTCTTTACACTGGCTCAGGGCAAGGCTGCGGGAATTAGTCAGCAAGACATATCCAGGCTTGTCGCTGCAAAGGACCTCGTTCGTCTTGATCGTGGAATCTACCTTCATCCGAAGACGTCGCTCGATAAAGATGTAGGATTCCAGATCGCATATTCAAAGTTTGGTTCGGTTCAGCAATCGGTGGTCTTTCAGCTCTATATCATTACAACCTTGCCGAGCAGGTTCCGGGAGAAATATGGATGA
- a CDS encoding helix-turn-helix domain-containing protein, with amino-acid sequence MRFDTNTTDQAILKEIGERVAMIRLNQNFTQANLAEQAGVSKRTVERLEAGESVQVTSLIRLLRSLGLQQRLEALFPEPVPSPIAQLKLQGKKRRRASSKESRSSKGTGWSWRDES; translated from the coding sequence ATGAGATTCGACACAAACACGACCGATCAAGCGATACTTAAAGAAATCGGAGAACGTGTTGCAATGATTCGATTGAATCAGAACTTCACCCAAGCAAATCTTGCGGAGCAAGCGGGCGTGTCTAAGCGAACCGTTGAACGGCTAGAGGCAGGCGAATCGGTACAAGTTACAAGCCTAATTCGGCTCCTGCGCTCATTAGGACTACAGCAACGTTTAGAGGCACTTTTCCCAGAACCCGTTCCAAGCCCAATTGCTCAACTGAAACTTCAAGGGAAAAAGCGACGACGAGCTTCCTCCAAAGAGTCACGAAGTTCGAAAGGAACGGGCTGGAGTTGGAGGGATGAGTCATGA
- a CDS encoding type II toxin-antitoxin system HipA family toxin, with the protein MTTLAEVKLWGRTIGAVSLEDGSDVAAFEYAPEFMKSGIEVSPIVMPLTGSIYVFPELPRATFHGLPGLLADSLPDKFGNALMDAWLATQGRSPDSFNAVERLCYTGSRGMGALEFFPSKGPKEMASRKIEIDALVNLASDVLNQRNNLDTTFDDPDSLRDILRVGTSAGGARAKAVIAWNRKTNEVRSGQGKAGDGFEYWLLKFDGVTGNRDKELADPQGYGAIEYAYYLMALEAGIQMSECRLLEENGRRHFMTKRFDRLENGEKIHMLSLSGLAHFDFNNAGAYGYEQAMLIMRQLKLPTSAIEEMFRRMAFNILARNQDDHVKNIAFLMDKEGKWSLAPAFDVAYSFNPSGVWTSSHQMTMNGKRDGFSISDFRACAEAVSLKRGRAESIVADVRKAVERWPDFAETAKVTESWKTQIQENLRLELSSI; encoded by the coding sequence ATGACAACGCTGGCTGAGGTCAAGCTTTGGGGCCGCACCATCGGGGCTGTTTCGCTTGAGGACGGCAGCGATGTGGCTGCCTTTGAGTACGCACCGGAATTTATGAAAAGCGGCATCGAGGTCTCACCGATCGTGATGCCGCTGACTGGATCCATATACGTGTTCCCGGAACTGCCACGAGCGACCTTTCACGGCTTACCGGGTTTGCTAGCTGATTCACTCCCGGATAAGTTTGGCAACGCACTCATGGACGCCTGGCTCGCGACGCAAGGCCGATCCCCTGATAGTTTTAATGCGGTGGAAAGGCTCTGCTACACGGGCTCACGTGGTATGGGCGCCCTCGAGTTTTTCCCGAGCAAAGGCCCCAAGGAGATGGCCTCTCGTAAGATCGAGATTGACGCTTTAGTCAATCTGGCTTCCGACGTTTTGAACCAACGAAACAATCTTGATACTACTTTTGACGATCCTGATTCTCTCAGGGATATCCTTCGCGTAGGAACCTCCGCGGGTGGTGCCCGGGCCAAAGCGGTGATCGCGTGGAATCGAAAAACTAATGAAGTGAGGTCTGGACAAGGAAAAGCCGGCGACGGATTTGAATATTGGCTATTAAAGTTCGACGGCGTCACAGGAAACCGCGACAAAGAACTTGCCGATCCACAGGGCTATGGAGCGATCGAGTATGCCTACTATCTGATGGCACTCGAGGCAGGAATACAGATGAGCGAATGCCGCTTGCTCGAAGAAAACGGCAGACGGCATTTCATGACAAAGCGATTCGACCGTCTCGAGAACGGCGAAAAGATTCACATGTTGTCATTGAGCGGTCTAGCTCATTTTGACTTCAACAATGCCGGTGCCTATGGCTACGAACAAGCCATGCTGATCATGCGTCAACTTAAACTCCCGACATCAGCTATCGAGGAGATGTTTCGTCGAATGGCATTTAACATTCTTGCTAGAAATCAGGACGATCATGTCAAGAATATTGCTTTTCTGATGGATAAAGAGGGCAAATGGTCTCTTGCTCCCGCTTTTGATGTAGCCTACAGCTTTAATCCGTCCGGAGTATGGACATCGAGTCACCAGATGACCATGAACGGTAAACGGGATGGTTTTTCGATTAGTGATTTTAGGGCTTGCGCCGAGGCGGTTTCCCTTAAACGCGGTCGTGCAGAGTCAATCGTTGCTGACGTCCGAAAGGCAGTCGAAAGATGGCCGGATTTTGCCGAAACCGCAAAAGTTACCGAATCGTGGAAAACGCAGATCCAAGAGAATCTGCGTTTGGAGTTGTCGTCAATCTGA
- a CDS encoding nitroreductase family protein, producing the protein MESIEPKFIPLEFEGVEPEEQFDRGQRFFELIARRRTVREYSNRDVPIELIERAIATAGAAPSGANLQPWRFVVVRDAEVKRKIREAADITIE; encoded by the coding sequence ATGGAGAGTATTGAACCAAAATTCATTCCGCTTGAATTTGAAGGGGTTGAGCCCGAAGAGCAGTTTGACCGTGGGCAGCGTTTTTTTGAATTGATCGCTCGGCGGCGAACGGTGCGCGAGTATTCGAATCGGGATGTGCCGATCGAACTGATCGAACGGGCTATCGCGACGGCGGGGGCGGCGCCTTCGGGGGCGAATTTACAGCCGTGGCGGTTCGTCGTAGTTCGTGACGCTGAGGTCAAGCGAAAGATACGTGAAGCTGCGGATATCACAATCGAATGA
- a CDS encoding nitroreductase family protein, translating to MSDKWLRRLPPLGTDEHKPFLEIAPYLIVVFRITTIVEDGESEPTYYSQESVGIAVGLLLAALHNMGLATLTHTPSPMKFLQEILERPKNEVPFALIPVGCPADNAKVPDIHRKPLDEIMHVI from the coding sequence ATGAGCGACAAATGGCTCCGTCGTCTGCCACCGCTCGGCACCGACGAACACAAACCGTTTCTCGAGATCGCACCGTATCTGATTGTCGTATTTCGGATCACGACGATAGTGGAGGATGGCGAAAGCGAACCGACGTATTATTCGCAAGAATCAGTCGGGATCGCTGTCGGACTATTGCTCGCCGCCCTTCACAATATGGGGCTCGCAACCCTCACACACACGCCTTCGCCAATGAAGTTTCTTCAGGAGATCCTCGAACGACCCAAGAACGAGGTTCCCTTCGCGTTAATACCGGTTGGCTGTCCCGCCGACAACGCAAAAGTCCCCGACATCCACCGAAAACCCCTCGACGAGATCATGCACGTGATCTAG
- a CDS encoding thioredoxin family protein encodes MSKSIFYHAGCPVCVSAEHDIVNLVGADKVEIVHFGEDMSRFDEAEKAGVKSVPALVTPDGNVLHINFGASMADVKG; translated from the coding sequence ATGAGTAAATCAATTTTCTATCATGCGGGATGTCCTGTTTGCGTTAGCGCGGAACACGACATCGTTAATTTGGTTGGTGCGGACAAGGTGGAGATCGTTCATTTTGGAGAAGATATGTCGAGATTTGACGAAGCGGAAAAAGCCGGCGTGAAATCGGTTCCGGCTTTGGTTACGCCAGACGGGAATGTTCTTCACATCAATTTCGGTGCGTCTATGGCTGATGTCAAAGGCTAG
- a CDS encoding DUF2024 family protein encodes MQAAVWDTYVTKKDGSIMHFDIIAPAEIKDSSVIYNYGLEYLKEKGQDNQPLTASECNFCHVETVRPQWAEAIEQKGYFILEMENCN; translated from the coding sequence ATGCAAGCAGCAGTTTGGGATACGTACGTTACAAAAAAAGACGGAAGCATTATGCACTTCGACATTATTGCTCCGGCGGAAATAAAGGACAGCAGCGTGATCTATAATTACGGCCTGGAATATTTGAAAGAGAAAGGTCAGGACAATCAGCCGTTAACCGCCAGCGAATGCAATTTTTGCCACGTTGAAACCGTCCGACCGCAATGGGCGGAAGCAATCGAACAAAAAGGTTATTTTATTCTTGAGATGGAAAATTGTAACTAA
- a CDS encoding winged helix-turn-helix transcriptional regulator: protein MKSSPFDLSNQSKSVEGKIVASLERVSQAFRVLLWNQSKEFSLSPIQVQVLIFLLHHSSEKRKVSYLADEFNMTKATISDCVKTLEQKQLIAKEYEPHDTRSYIIQLTESGEGIAKKTSFFADQIQIPIDKLPASAKEILLSGLMDIIRHLNQTGIITIQRMCSTCQFYNSDNGHFCRLLNQKLAEAELRTDCEEHIPPVKAQTP from the coding sequence ATGAAAAGCTCGCCGTTTGATCTCAGCAATCAAAGTAAAAGCGTTGAAGGTAAAATTGTCGCTTCATTGGAAAGAGTGTCGCAGGCGTTTCGGGTTTTGCTCTGGAACCAAAGCAAAGAGTTTTCGCTCAGTCCGATCCAGGTTCAAGTGCTGATCTTCTTGCTCCATCATTCGAGCGAAAAACGAAAGGTCAGTTATTTAGCCGATGAGTTCAATATGACCAAAGCGACCATCAGCGATTGCGTTAAAACGCTCGAACAAAAACAACTTATCGCAAAAGAATACGAACCGCACGACACCCGAAGCTACATTATCCAACTAACCGAAAGCGGCGAGGGAATCGCCAAAAAAACCTCGTTTTTCGCCGATCAGATACAAATTCCGATTGATAAATTACCTGCGTCCGCCAAAGAAATTTTGCTCTCAGGCTTGATGGACATCATCCGTCATCTGAATCAAACCGGAATCATCACCATCCAAAGAATGTGTTCAACCTGCCAATTTTACAATTCAGACAACGGACATTTCTGCCGGCTTCTCAATCAAAAACTCGCGGAAGCAGAACTGAGGACTGACTGTGAAGAACATATTCCACCGGTTAAAGCACAAACACCATAA
- the moaA gene encoding GTP 3',8-cyclase MoaA, with protein MLFDSFNRKIKDLRVSVTDRCNFRCFYCDPDPAPCTSNDPDLLTFDEIHSICEVFVSLGIEKIRLTGGEPMARKGLGVLIAQLACLKPLGLQELAMITNGSSFANKAAQLRSSGLNRITFSLDSLKPGTFRSITGSDKLSDVLDSIEAARSVGYPNIKVNAVIIRGRNDDEIVDLARFARRNSLTVRFIEFMPLDSGHMWDRKHLVSAAEIREKINSAFPIILINQSRRGETSWRYRFADGTSGEIGLIAPVTNAFCGDCSRIRLTADGHIRTCLFSTEEYDVRRLLRSGGSRTEVADLIHFAVARKTSGHTIGSPTFEYSSRSMSSIGG; from the coding sequence ATGTTGTTTGATTCCTTCAATCGAAAAATCAAGGACCTGCGCGTATCAGTAACGGATCGCTGTAATTTTCGATGTTTCTATTGCGATCCTGATCCGGCCCCTTGCACCTCAAATGATCCGGATCTTCTGACCTTCGACGAGATACACTCTATCTGCGAGGTGTTCGTCTCCTTGGGTATTGAAAAGATACGACTGACCGGCGGCGAACCAATGGCCAGGAAAGGCCTTGGAGTACTTATAGCTCAACTTGCATGCCTTAAACCCCTTGGACTTCAAGAACTCGCGATGATCACGAACGGCAGTAGCTTCGCAAATAAAGCTGCCCAGCTACGATCAAGTGGTCTAAACCGGATAACCTTCTCGCTGGACAGTCTGAAACCAGGCACTTTTCGCTCAATTACGGGCTCCGACAAACTCTCTGACGTGCTCGACTCGATCGAGGCCGCACGATCTGTCGGTTATCCTAATATAAAGGTCAACGCTGTTATCATCCGGGGCCGAAACGACGATGAGATCGTCGACCTTGCTCGATTTGCAAGAAGAAACAGTTTAACCGTCAGATTCATCGAATTCATGCCCCTCGATAGCGGGCATATGTGGGATCGAAAACATCTCGTCTCGGCTGCCGAGATCCGGGAAAAAATAAATTCGGCTTTTCCAATAATCCTTATAAACCAGTCCCGCAGAGGTGAGACATCGTGGAGGTATCGCTTTGCTGACGGCACAAGCGGCGAGATCGGCCTGATCGCTCCGGTGACGAATGCCTTCTGCGGCGACTGTTCGCGAATTCGCCTGACGGCCGATGGGCATATCAGAACGTGTCTTTTCTCTACTGAAGAATATGATGTACGACGTTTGCTAAGAAGCGGAGGATCGCGAACCGAAGTCGCCGACCTTATTCATTTTGCTGTCGCAAGAAAAACATCCGGCCATACCATTGGTTCCCCTACATTCGAGTATTCCTCGCGGTCGATGAGTTCGATCGGCGGCTAA
- a CDS encoding FAD-dependent oxidoreductase, which yields MMRLNVHVPDANYHQNLISCQVACPVHTDARGYVRAIADGRFEEAYLIARGPNPFASICGRICGAPCEIACRRGKIPKVNDDGMFVGQDRPIAIRALKRFACDQFGPEARPTSEVLDSIRNFTPPVAGDAEEMAALLRSATATSIEKGDGEKIAIIGAGPAGLSAAHDLALMGFKPVVFEIEPVAAGMLAVGVPAYRLPRELIEKEVAVIEALGVEIRCGVKVGEDITFAELREDFAAVIIAVGAKSSRGLGLTGEDGPGVIGGVDLLRAVSLGEDLDMGSEIVVIGGGNVAYDVARSVVRQIAFDTARTAARLSETANVHLISLEGAEEMPADTIEIVEGDEEGIKRSNGWGPTEVVRDEKGRVTGVAFRRCLRVYDEDRKFSPLYDDDEKKLIPCDTVLLAVGQAPALSFLEDGGQDVERMRGDWLKVDPITLQTTAKGVFVAGDLAHGTRLLIDAVASGKAAARSVYQYLTGNALEHELVKTHVVLDRYRRERGFESIRRVEVPTIEPAERLKHPENVVEIGYSREEAMREASRCLDCGVTPVFDGSRCVLCGGCADVCPTECLKLISLDRLEFDTEVDSMTGASLGEDADLTENSAILKDEDRCIRCALCAIRCPVDAISMERVTFSTNWSSL from the coding sequence ATGATGCGGCTAAATGTTCACGTCCCGGACGCGAACTACCATCAAAACCTGATCTCGTGCCAAGTGGCGTGCCCGGTACACACGGACGCACGCGGGTATGTTCGGGCCATCGCGGATGGACGGTTTGAAGAAGCATATCTAATAGCGCGCGGCCCCAATCCGTTTGCCTCGATCTGCGGTCGCATCTGCGGAGCCCCTTGCGAGATCGCCTGCCGCCGCGGAAAGATCCCCAAAGTAAATGACGACGGCATGTTCGTCGGCCAAGACCGACCGATCGCAATTCGAGCGCTCAAGCGATTTGCTTGCGATCAGTTCGGGCCGGAGGCGAGGCCGACGAGCGAGGTGTTGGACTCGATCAGGAACTTTACACCGCCCGTCGCCGGAGATGCCGAGGAAATGGCGGCGCTCTTGAGATCCGCGACTGCGACTTCGATCGAAAAAGGCGATGGCGAAAAGATCGCGATCATCGGAGCCGGCCCCGCCGGCCTATCGGCCGCTCACGACCTGGCTTTGATGGGATTCAAGCCCGTCGTATTTGAGATCGAGCCTGTCGCAGCGGGAATGCTCGCGGTCGGCGTACCGGCATATCGACTGCCCCGTGAACTGATCGAAAAAGAAGTCGCCGTTATCGAGGCTCTCGGTGTTGAGATCCGTTGCGGGGTAAAAGTCGGTGAAGATATTACTTTTGCCGAGCTCCGCGAGGATTTTGCGGCGGTGATCATCGCGGTCGGTGCCAAATCATCACGCGGCCTCGGTTTGACCGGCGAGGATGGCCCGGGCGTTATTGGAGGCGTCGATCTGCTCCGGGCGGTCTCTCTCGGCGAAGACCTAGATATGGGCAGTGAGATCGTCGTCATTGGCGGCGGAAATGTCGCTTATGACGTCGCGAGGTCGGTCGTCCGTCAGATCGCTTTTGATACCGCTCGGACAGCCGCACGGCTTTCCGAAACGGCAAACGTTCACCTGATCTCGCTTGAAGGTGCGGAAGAAATGCCTGCGGACACGATCGAGATCGTTGAGGGCGACGAAGAAGGTATCAAGCGCAGCAATGGCTGGGGACCGACGGAGGTAGTTCGCGACGAAAAAGGCAGAGTCACCGGCGTCGCGTTTCGCAGATGCTTGCGGGTCTACGACGAAGATCGAAAATTCTCACCGCTCTACGATGATGATGAAAAGAAATTAATTCCCTGCGACACCGTCCTTCTCGCTGTTGGCCAAGCACCAGCCCTTTCATTTTTGGAGGACGGCGGACAGGACGTTGAGCGAATGCGAGGCGACTGGCTCAAGGTTGACCCCATCACGCTGCAGACCACTGCAAAGGGCGTCTTTGTCGCCGGTGATCTCGCTCACGGAACGCGTTTGCTGATCGACGCCGTCGCGTCCGGCAAGGCAGCAGCGCGTTCCGTTTATCAATACCTGACCGGTAATGCGCTCGAGCATGAATTGGTCAAAACACATGTCGTTCTTGACCGATACCGTCGTGAACGCGGCTTCGAATCGATCCGCCGCGTTGAGGTGCCCACGATCGAACCGGCCGAGCGGCTCAAGCATCCCGAAAACGTCGTTGAGATCGGCTACAGCCGTGAAGAGGCCATGCGCGAGGCGTCACGCTGCCTTGATTGTGGAGTAACGCCGGTGTTTGATGGCAGCCGATGCGTACTGTGTGGTGGCTGCGCGGACGTTTGCCCAACCGAATGTTTGAAGCTGATCTCGCTCGATAGGCTTGAGTTCGATACCGAGGTCGACTCGATGACAGGTGCCTCACTTGGAGAGGACGCAGATCTGACTGAGAACTCGGCGATCCTGAAAGACGAGGACCGCTGTATTCGCTGTGCTCTCTGCGCGATCCGCTGCCCGGTCGATGCCATCTCGATGGAACGAGTCACATTTTCAACAAATTGGAGTTCTTTATGA
- a CDS encoding Rieske 2Fe-2S domain-containing protein, which yields MTTHPSEKKSRFDPEPMPRRDFLGLAALGSMAAAFALSIFGMLKLPKAAVSASPAKKFNVALPDTHPEGEAFVPPGRNVAVFRDADGVFAISTVCTHLGCIVKTSAAGFDCPCHGSGFQKDGTVRKGPAPTPLPWLKVSKNGALLTIDEEATVKTGTKV from the coding sequence ATGACGACACATCCGAGTGAAAAGAAATCACGTTTTGATCCGGAACCGATGCCGCGGAGGGATTTTCTGGGGCTCGCCGCTCTGGGTTCGATGGCGGCGGCATTTGCACTCTCGATCTTCGGAATGCTGAAACTTCCAAAGGCAGCCGTGTCGGCTTCTCCAGCAAAGAAATTTAATGTGGCGTTACCGGACACCCATCCGGAGGGCGAAGCGTTCGTACCGCCGGGGCGAAACGTTGCGGTCTTTCGCGATGCTGATGGCGTATTTGCTATCTCGACCGTTTGCACGCATTTGGGATGCATCGTTAAGACGAGCGCCGCCGGGTTTGACTGTCCCTGCCACGGGTCGGGCTTTCAGAAAGATGGAACTGTAAGAAAAGGGCCTGCTCCGACACCGCTACCTTGGCTTAAGGTCTCAAAAAACGGAGCTCTTCTTACGATCGACGAGGAAGCAACTGTAAAAACTGGAACAAAGGTGTAG